The stretch of DNA CCAAACTAGAGGGACGGGCGAGAAATGCATTCACTGAAACACCGACATCGGTGAGCGagataagcaaaattttaaaagcTAAAATAACGACCAGCCCACCGGAACAAGTTCTAGCTAAAATGGCTAACTTGAAACAAAACGGTGGAATCGAACAATTTTGCCTGGATTTAGAAAAATTGGTGTTCAGTTTGGAAACAGCGTACACCGCTAAAGAAATTCCGCCCCAAGTTGCCAAATCTATGGCAAACAAAGAAGGCGTCAAACATTTAGCCGGAgggttaaaaaacgaaaaaacctcgCTCATCATAAGAGCAGGGAATTTCAATTCATACTCCGACGCGATGACTAAAGCGTTGGAGGAAAACTTAAATAATGCGAGCGCATCAGTATTTGCATACTCGCAAACCAACAGAAACGCCAACCGTTTCAACAACAACGTTGACACACATTATAATAATTACAGGCGCAGGCCAAACGACTTCCATAACCGCGGTAGAAACCAAAACAATTTCAACCGCaacaatttcaaccaaaataatttccaaaaCCAACCGCGTAATAACTATAACCGTTTTGGCCAGCAAAACCAAGTTCGAGACCAATTCTCAAACATAAACCCACAgcgaaataacaacaacaacaataggcggaatacaaattttaaccGCCCTCAGCAATACATCCGCCTAACGGGAAACGAGTCACAACCGACGGATGCCCTCCAGTCCGAACCGGCATTGACATTGGAGGAAAACAAACATTACGGAGACCaacattaaatatttttaaatgcgaCGTGAATTGTTCAATGTTCGTTACACTATACTTACAAATGTCAAGCAAACCATGTATATTAATAATTGATACAGGCGCTGACATCTCAAtagtaaaagaagaaaaaattaacgGAAAACAATTAATACACCCCGGAAATAGATGCATTATTAATGGAGTTACGGAGGGAAAGACCGAATCCATAGCGAgcacaaatacaaatatcatttttgacgatatccaaATTCCACACCAATTTCAAATCGTCAACAACAAGTTTCCTATAATTGCAGATGGCATTTTAGGCAGAGATTTCCTCACCAAATATGAATGTAACCTATGCCTCAAAACATGGCTAATGACCTTCAACTATGAAAACACCAAAATTGAAATTCCGATTCAAGATAGCTGGGAAAACAATTACATTATTCCCCCTAGATGCCAAATTATAAAACACTTCCCGTCACTCAACCTAAACGATGATGCCCTTGTGATCGCACAAGAAATCAAACCAGGCATTTTTTGCGCAAACACAATAATAAACCCAAACTCACAATTCATTACAATAATTAACACAAATACCACACCAACATCAATCCCAAAAACCTTCGCCCCCACCACTATCCCCCTTAAAGAATACACCATAAATCACATTACAACGGAATTAGGAGAAAACCCAAAAGGTAGACACGAGAAACTGATTAAGGAACTCAATTTGAATCATACACCCCAACATGCCCAGGAGAAATTAACAGAATTATGCACTAAATACAACGACATTTTTGCACTAGAAGACGACATATTGACAACCAACAACTTCTACAAGCAAACCATTCACCTTCAAGACAAGACACCCGTTTACATAAAGAATTATCGAACCCCGGAAGcacaaatttcagaaataaataACCAAATCAGCCACAtgctaaataacaaaataatccaaaatTCCACCTCACCATACAATTCTCCCATCCTCTTAGTcccaaagaaatcaaatactcaAGATAAAAAATGGCGATTAGTGGTTGACTTTcgacaactaaataaaaagataaCCCCAGATAAATTCCCCCTACCAAGAATCGACGAAATCCTCGATCATTTGGGcagagccaaatattttacaactctAGACTTAATGTCAGGTTTCCACCAAATCGAACttgacgaaaaatcaaaaaagtacaCAGCATTTTCGACCTCTAACGGTCACTACGAATTCAATAGGTTACCATTCGGTCTAAATATATCACCAAATAGCTTTCAGAGAATGATGTCCATAGCACTTAGCGGACTCCCACCTGAATGTGCATTCCTTTACATCGACGACATCATCGTCGTCGGCTGCTCAATAAACCATCACCTTA from Toxorhynchites rutilus septentrionalis strain SRP chromosome 3, ASM2978413v1, whole genome shotgun sequence encodes:
- the LOC129774400 gene encoding probable cyclin-dependent serine/threonine-protein kinase DDB_G0292550; translated protein: MASILEIIKTTSSIVPQFDGNIDKLKAFADALNLVKTFETPENKATIINVILTKLEGRARNAFTETPTSVSEISKILKAKITTSPPEQVLAKMANLKQNGGIEQFCLDLEKLVFSLETAYTAKEIPPQVAKSMANKEGVKHLAGGLKNEKTSLIIRAGNFNSYSDAMTKALEENLNNASASVFAYSQTNRNANRFNNNVDTHYNNYRRRPNDFHNRGRNQNNFNRNNFNQNNFQNQPRNNYNRFGQQNQVRDQFSNINPQRNNNNNNRRNTNFNRPQQYIRLTGNESQPTDALQSEPALTLEENKHYGDQH